A stretch of the Nicotiana tabacum cultivar K326 chromosome 6, ASM71507v2, whole genome shotgun sequence genome encodes the following:
- the LOC107766209 gene encoding uncharacterized protein LOC107766209 isoform X2: MALAPSPRQTYIPLPSSNSGRQHADHEVVLKPVPIYIVTHESQLPATFLNPSPKNELVVGLDCEGVDLCRYGTLCIVQLAFPDAIYLVDAIRGGKKLINACKPALESMYVTKVIHDCKRDSEALYYQFDIKLHNVMDTQIAYYLLEEQLGKKRAPDDHISFVRLLADPRYCGISYIEKKEVRSLLREDPQFWTYRPLSELMVRAAADDVRFLPYIFHKMMEKLSEQSLWRLAVRGSLCCRCFCISDNGYADWPAIPSIPEFLNVERDTLEEEILSVLDVPARKMGCVIGRKGSSILSIKESCKAEILIGGSKGTPDKVRKAEAMLRGRML, from the exons ATGGCTTTAGCACCTAGTCCTCGCCAAACTTACATTCCTCTACCGTCCTCCAATTCAG GTAGGCAACATGCCGATCATGAAGTAGTTCTAAAACCAGTGCCCATTTATATCGTCACCCATGAATCTCAACTTCCAGCAACATTTCTCAACCCTTCCCCAAAAAATGAGTTGGTTGTTGGACTTGACTGCGAGGGTGTTGACCTCTGTCGATATGGAACTCTCTGTATTGTGCAG CTTGCTTTTCCGGATGCTATTTACCTAGTTGATGCAATTCGTGGTGGGAAAAAGTTGATTAATGCCTGTAAGCCTGCTCTTGAGTCTATGTATGTCACAAAAGTTATTCACGACTGCAAACGGGATAGTGAG GCATTATACTATCAGTTTGATATCAAGTTGCACAATGTTATGGATACCCAG ATAGCATATTATCTGCTAGAGGAACAGTTGGGGAAGAAGAGGGCACCAGATGACCATATCTCTTTTGTGCGCCTTCTTGCAGATCCACGCTATTGTG GTATATCATACATTGAGAAAAAAGAAGTCCGTTCCCTTCTGAGGGAG GATCCTCAGTTTTGGACTTACAGACCATTATCTGAGTTGATGGTCCGTGCGGCTGCTGATGATGTTCGCTTTCTTCCATACATATTCCATAAGATGATGGAGAAATTGAGTGAACAATCATTGTGGAGACTTGCAGTTCGTGGTTCActttgttgtcggtgtttctgcATAAGTGACAATGGATATGCTGATTGGCCAGCAATCCCTTCCATTCCAG AGTTCCTCAATGTGGAAAGAGATACTTTGGAAGAGGAGATTCTGTCAGTACTTGATGTGCCAGCCAGGAAAATGGGATGTGTTATTGGAAGAAAAGGGTCCTCGATTTTGTCAATCAAAGAATCATGCAA GGCAGAAATTCTAATCGGTGGATCAAAGGGGACGCCAGACAAG GTAAGGAAAGCAGAAGCAATGTTGAGGGGCAGGATGTTGTGA
- the LOC107766209 gene encoding uncharacterized protein LOC107766209 isoform X3, with protein sequence MALAPSPRQTYIPLPSSNSGRQHADHEVVLKPVPIYIVTHESQLPATFLNPSPKNELVVGLDCEGVDLCRYGTLCIVQALYYQFDIKLHNVMDTQIAYYLLEEQLGKKRAPDDHISFVRLLADPRYCGISYIEKKEVRSLLREDPQFWTYRPLSELMVRAAADDVRFLPYIFHKMMEKLSEQSLWRLAVRGSLCCRCFCISDNGYADWPAIPSIPEFLNVERDTLEEEILSVLDVPARKMGCVIGRKGSSILSIKESCKAEILIGGSKGTPDKVFIIGPLKQVRKAEAMLRGRML encoded by the exons ATGGCTTTAGCACCTAGTCCTCGCCAAACTTACATTCCTCTACCGTCCTCCAATTCAG GTAGGCAACATGCCGATCATGAAGTAGTTCTAAAACCAGTGCCCATTTATATCGTCACCCATGAATCTCAACTTCCAGCAACATTTCTCAACCCTTCCCCAAAAAATGAGTTGGTTGTTGGACTTGACTGCGAGGGTGTTGACCTCTGTCGATATGGAACTCTCTGTATTGTGCAG GCATTATACTATCAGTTTGATATCAAGTTGCACAATGTTATGGATACCCAG ATAGCATATTATCTGCTAGAGGAACAGTTGGGGAAGAAGAGGGCACCAGATGACCATATCTCTTTTGTGCGCCTTCTTGCAGATCCACGCTATTGTG GTATATCATACATTGAGAAAAAAGAAGTCCGTTCCCTTCTGAGGGAG GATCCTCAGTTTTGGACTTACAGACCATTATCTGAGTTGATGGTCCGTGCGGCTGCTGATGATGTTCGCTTTCTTCCATACATATTCCATAAGATGATGGAGAAATTGAGTGAACAATCATTGTGGAGACTTGCAGTTCGTGGTTCActttgttgtcggtgtttctgcATAAGTGACAATGGATATGCTGATTGGCCAGCAATCCCTTCCATTCCAG AGTTCCTCAATGTGGAAAGAGATACTTTGGAAGAGGAGATTCTGTCAGTACTTGATGTGCCAGCCAGGAAAATGGGATGTGTTATTGGAAGAAAAGGGTCCTCGATTTTGTCAATCAAAGAATCATGCAA GGCAGAAATTCTAATCGGTGGATCAAAGGGGACGCCAGACAAG GTTTTCATCATCGGACCCCTGAAGCAGGTAAGGAAAGCAGAAGCAATGTTGAGGGGCAGGATGTTGTGA
- the LOC107766209 gene encoding uncharacterized protein LOC107766209 isoform X1: MALAPSPRQTYIPLPSSNSGRQHADHEVVLKPVPIYIVTHESQLPATFLNPSPKNELVVGLDCEGVDLCRYGTLCIVQLAFPDAIYLVDAIRGGKKLINACKPALESMYVTKVIHDCKRDSEALYYQFDIKLHNVMDTQIAYYLLEEQLGKKRAPDDHISFVRLLADPRYCGISYIEKKEVRSLLREDPQFWTYRPLSELMVRAAADDVRFLPYIFHKMMEKLSEQSLWRLAVRGSLCCRCFCISDNGYADWPAIPSIPEFLNVERDTLEEEILSVLDVPARKMGCVIGRKGSSILSIKESCKAEILIGGSKGTPDKVFIIGPLKQVRKAEAMLRGRML; encoded by the exons ATGGCTTTAGCACCTAGTCCTCGCCAAACTTACATTCCTCTACCGTCCTCCAATTCAG GTAGGCAACATGCCGATCATGAAGTAGTTCTAAAACCAGTGCCCATTTATATCGTCACCCATGAATCTCAACTTCCAGCAACATTTCTCAACCCTTCCCCAAAAAATGAGTTGGTTGTTGGACTTGACTGCGAGGGTGTTGACCTCTGTCGATATGGAACTCTCTGTATTGTGCAG CTTGCTTTTCCGGATGCTATTTACCTAGTTGATGCAATTCGTGGTGGGAAAAAGTTGATTAATGCCTGTAAGCCTGCTCTTGAGTCTATGTATGTCACAAAAGTTATTCACGACTGCAAACGGGATAGTGAG GCATTATACTATCAGTTTGATATCAAGTTGCACAATGTTATGGATACCCAG ATAGCATATTATCTGCTAGAGGAACAGTTGGGGAAGAAGAGGGCACCAGATGACCATATCTCTTTTGTGCGCCTTCTTGCAGATCCACGCTATTGTG GTATATCATACATTGAGAAAAAAGAAGTCCGTTCCCTTCTGAGGGAG GATCCTCAGTTTTGGACTTACAGACCATTATCTGAGTTGATGGTCCGTGCGGCTGCTGATGATGTTCGCTTTCTTCCATACATATTCCATAAGATGATGGAGAAATTGAGTGAACAATCATTGTGGAGACTTGCAGTTCGTGGTTCActttgttgtcggtgtttctgcATAAGTGACAATGGATATGCTGATTGGCCAGCAATCCCTTCCATTCCAG AGTTCCTCAATGTGGAAAGAGATACTTTGGAAGAGGAGATTCTGTCAGTACTTGATGTGCCAGCCAGGAAAATGGGATGTGTTATTGGAAGAAAAGGGTCCTCGATTTTGTCAATCAAAGAATCATGCAA GGCAGAAATTCTAATCGGTGGATCAAAGGGGACGCCAGACAAG GTTTTCATCATCGGACCCCTGAAGCAGGTAAGGAAAGCAGAAGCAATGTTGAGGGGCAGGATGTTGTGA